From a single Serratia surfactantfaciens genomic region:
- a CDS encoding flavodoxin family protein yields the protein MNTTHQPKRLVVLVGSPRRDGNSATLAQAIVAGAAEAGTSASLHFLDDYLSGFLSDERHTPAPADRYAELFLEHFLPADGAVFCTPIYWYGMSAQTKAFFDRSFSFYSNAYPQAAEVHQRMSGKRIGLAVASEETYPGAALGIVHQLQEFSRYTHSEFVGLVHGAGNQRGEIARDPRNPLQAARALGREIFTRPYSDYQMDSPRSTQVWEE from the coding sequence ATGAATACAACTCATCAACCCAAGCGTTTGGTGGTATTGGTCGGCAGCCCGCGCCGCGATGGCAACAGCGCCACGCTGGCGCAGGCGATCGTGGCGGGCGCCGCCGAAGCCGGCACGTCCGCCAGCCTGCATTTTCTCGATGATTACCTGAGCGGTTTTCTGAGCGACGAGCGGCATACGCCGGCGCCGGCCGATCGCTACGCCGAGCTGTTTCTGGAACACTTCCTGCCGGCCGACGGCGCGGTGTTTTGCACGCCGATTTACTGGTACGGCATGTCGGCACAAACCAAGGCCTTTTTCGATCGCTCGTTCAGTTTCTATTCCAACGCCTACCCTCAGGCGGCGGAGGTGCATCAACGCATGAGCGGCAAGCGCATTGGGCTGGCGGTGGCATCGGAAGAGACCTACCCCGGCGCGGCGCTGGGTATCGTGCATCAACTTCAGGAGTTCAGCCGCTACACCCACTCTGAATTCGTCGGGCTGGTGCACGGCGCCGGCAACCAACGCGGCGAAATCGCCCGCGATCCGCGCAACCCGCTGCAGGCCGCCCGCGCGCTGGGGCGCGAGATCTTCACCCGCCCCTACTCGGATTATCAGATGGACAGCCCGCGCAGCACGCAGGTCTGGGAGGAGTAG
- a CDS encoding glycosyltransferase family 9 protein: MSKQWKIAAANAGLRLYTRIAGNFRPAASFDPQHPFERIVIFSTSALGDLMFNTPAIRALHERYPGAQITLVSSHKNRQLVEGSPWFHDVIYWDHKAKYMLSVIRRLRRNRPQLAIILHSKAPYDVLVAIAAGCRYLFKDLYGNKPSGMERWLTGVSRSTGGHLIQRKLDMVGQLGCRTDNPEMFIPVAFLPRAKPAGKILIGFQMGASETLRRWPVERFVQLAQRLLAHSADYQIELIGSAAERHIEREFMAGLSEEQQQRVVSHIGTTTLPQLLAVIANLQVLVTGDTGPLHLAVALKTATVSLFVTANPQHTGPYQDPERHQVMYVPVDSAALDAAQRRQPLSIIEAERVLEKTLAALPPAPV, encoded by the coding sequence ATGTCGAAACAGTGGAAAATAGCGGCGGCCAACGCCGGTTTACGTCTTTATACCCGCATCGCGGGCAATTTCCGGCCAGCAGCGAGCTTCGATCCGCAGCACCCGTTTGAGCGCATCGTGATTTTCTCCACCAGCGCCCTCGGCGATCTGATGTTCAATACGCCCGCCATCCGAGCGCTGCATGAACGCTATCCCGGCGCGCAAATTACCTTAGTCTCCAGCCATAAAAACCGGCAACTGGTCGAGGGTAGCCCCTGGTTTCATGACGTGATTTACTGGGATCACAAGGCCAAATACATGCTGAGCGTGATCCGCCGGCTGCGAAGAAACCGGCCGCAGCTGGCGATCATCCTGCACTCGAAGGCGCCTTACGACGTGCTGGTCGCCATCGCCGCCGGCTGCCGCTACCTGTTTAAAGACCTTTACGGCAATAAGCCGAGCGGGATGGAACGCTGGTTGACCGGCGTCAGCCGCAGCACCGGCGGCCATCTGATCCAACGCAAGCTGGATATGGTGGGGCAACTGGGCTGCCGCACCGATAACCCGGAGATGTTCATTCCCGTCGCTTTCCTGCCGCGCGCAAAACCGGCAGGCAAGATCCTGATCGGCTTTCAGATGGGCGCCTCCGAAACGCTGCGCCGCTGGCCGGTCGAACGTTTTGTTCAGCTGGCGCAACGGCTGCTGGCGCACTCCGCCGACTATCAGATCGAGCTGATTGGCAGCGCTGCGGAGCGCCACATCGAGCGGGAATTTATGGCGGGCCTGAGCGAGGAACAGCAACAGCGGGTGGTAAGCCATATCGGCACGACCACGCTGCCGCAACTGCTGGCGGTGATCGCCAATCTGCAGGTGCTGGTGACCGGCGATACCGGCCCGCTGCACCTCGCCGTGGCGTTGAAAACCGCCACCGTCAGCCTGTTCGTCACCGCCAATCCGCAGCATACCGGCCCCTATCAGGACCCTGAGCGGCACCAGGTGATGTATGTGCCGGTTGACAGCGCCGCGCTGGATGCCGCCCAGCGCCGCCAACCGCTCAGTATCATCGAGGCGGAACGGGTGCTGGAGAAGACGCTGGCGGCGCTGCCGCCCGCACCCGTCTGA
- a CDS encoding O-antigen ligase family protein produces MFTFSKPEQFYRLGSALFLAFAFFSAIFCGQTRVNNLFHLAALLWLAAVFTWPPLRRQLLSNRRALWGGGLTLMFLLYYSLSALWSETPGDLPSALTHSAYILLYLAWLVTLLDGERRHQLQWVMLAGIAALCLYLTLVDAPSIYHLRETTPRNPGPSNVIDLAGYAAIAILLSLMIFRDTGQKAALCFIPPLLAFMVLTQSRGPLMALVFALVATMPYRQRLGKWLWILLPGVLGVVFAVVYSAIGEMLLTRFGELYQQSFVRISIWRHSLRLIEQAPFFGYGFDKQLNFLNYTGELNHTTHSLYLGALLKGGGVGFLLLFALLAYGARLAFAHWRAGRRWEAAMFLFMLVFYSSQGMFVIANPAEFWYLFWLPLAMLLSQPKRSPIRRVRAAAPPASSPAPVPPR; encoded by the coding sequence ATGTTTACTTTCAGCAAGCCTGAGCAATTTTATCGCCTCGGCAGCGCGTTGTTTTTAGCCTTTGCGTTTTTCAGCGCGATATTTTGCGGCCAAACCCGCGTCAACAATCTGTTTCACCTGGCGGCGCTGCTGTGGCTGGCCGCGGTGTTTACCTGGCCGCCGCTGCGGCGGCAGTTGCTGAGCAACCGCAGGGCACTGTGGGGCGGCGGATTGACGCTGATGTTTCTGCTTTATTATTCCCTCAGCGCCCTGTGGAGCGAGACGCCGGGCGACTTACCGTCGGCCCTGACCCACAGCGCCTATATCCTGCTGTATCTCGCCTGGCTGGTGACACTGCTTGACGGTGAGCGACGCCATCAGTTGCAGTGGGTGATGTTGGCCGGCATTGCGGCGCTGTGCCTGTATTTGACGCTGGTCGACGCCCCGTCGATTTATCATCTGCGAGAAACCACCCCCCGCAATCCGGGGCCGAGCAACGTGATCGATCTGGCCGGTTACGCCGCCATAGCCATTTTGCTGAGCCTGATGATTTTCCGCGACACCGGGCAGAAGGCGGCGCTGTGCTTTATCCCGCCGCTGCTGGCGTTCATGGTGCTGACGCAAAGCCGCGGTCCGTTGATGGCGCTGGTGTTTGCGCTGGTGGCGACGATGCCTTATCGACAGCGGCTGGGAAAGTGGCTGTGGATCCTGCTGCCCGGCGTGCTGGGGGTGGTTTTCGCCGTCGTTTACAGCGCGATCGGCGAGATGCTGCTCACCCGCTTTGGCGAGCTGTACCAACAGAGCTTTGTGCGCATCAGCATTTGGCGCCATAGCCTGAGGCTGATCGAACAGGCGCCGTTCTTCGGCTACGGCTTTGATAAGCAGCTTAACTTTCTCAATTATACCGGCGAGCTGAACCATACCACGCACAGCCTGTACCTCGGCGCCTTGCTGAAGGGCGGCGGCGTGGGTTTTCTGCTGCTGTTTGCGTTGCTGGCATACGGTGCGCGGCTTGCCTTTGCGCACTGGCGTGCAGGACGGCGTTGGGAGGCGGCCATGTTTCTGTTTATGCTGGTATTCTACAGTTCGCAGGGGATGTTTGTGATCGCCAATCCGGCGGAGTTTTGGTACCTGTTCTGGCTGCCGTTGGCGATGCTGTTGTCGCAGCCAAAGCGGTCGCCGATCAGACGGGTGCGGGCGGCAGCGCCGCCAGCGTCTTCTCCAGCACCCGTTCCGCCTCGATGA
- a CDS encoding helix-turn-helix domain-containing protein, producing MDCSNEFRRNILDEIICIIEKAIDTQSHVSIRALSVKSGYSIGHLQRMFYLYQGMKIGTYIRKRRLSRSTLLLKRTDMKIYEIALLSGFSSQQSFSRAFSNQFGCPPRTFRTMSHWPFINYQPIIAFDKEPFPSSIVHLNLHEYYEKKRQVQLLSPVMIRGQMKISYKDPITCDLYNSSARYLAIRRNEHKMSESEFILSAYEGVLASLDISITESVMFKIHDHCPGEKDDISMWYFIPIK from the coding sequence ATGGATTGTTCTAACGAGTTCAGGCGCAATATTTTAGACGAAATAATCTGCATCATTGAAAAGGCGATAGATACTCAGAGCCATGTTTCAATTAGAGCGTTATCCGTCAAGTCAGGATATTCCATTGGGCATTTGCAGCGGATGTTCTATTTGTATCAAGGGATGAAGATAGGAACTTACATCAGAAAACGCAGGCTGAGCCGCTCGACGTTGCTGTTGAAACGTACGGATATGAAGATCTATGAAATTGCCTTACTGTCTGGATTTAGTTCTCAACAATCATTTAGCCGCGCCTTTTCAAATCAATTCGGTTGTCCGCCGCGAACATTTAGAACCATGAGCCACTGGCCTTTTATCAATTATCAACCGATTATTGCTTTCGACAAAGAGCCCTTTCCCAGCAGTATCGTGCACTTGAATTTGCACGAGTATTACGAGAAAAAAAGGCAGGTGCAACTGTTGTCTCCGGTCATGATCCGGGGACAGATGAAGATAAGCTACAAGGACCCAATAACCTGTGATCTGTACAACTCATCGGCAAGGTACCTTGCAATCCGGCGTAATGAGCACAAGATGAGTGAAAGCGAGTTCATCCTGTCGGCCTATGAAGGTGTTCTGGCTTCATTGGATATCTCCATTACCGAGAGCGTCATGTTTAAAATCCACGATCATTGCCCGGGTGAAAAGGATGACATCAGCATGTGGTATTTCATACCGATTAAATGA
- a CDS encoding helix-turn-helix domain-containing protein — MFITKVIEELLAWVEESGFNEKLTVEMLSEKSGYSRGHIQKAFKDETGMTFGNYVRGRKLIRAAFMLKATNLSISHIVNELKFQSYQSFGRAFRKQFRTSPMQYRKSKSWDVSSAIPLLFLDGIPEHRYVHLPKFFDESGDCIDAEIYHFHPAVSALRLAAIDKMQATDGGMINFFNFGASANKENHVSIYLKTTYVPEGADISSVLASLAEVQGKKDMQLFAEFTFKGASDEAQQFTQSIYTKSFPINKVGMVDRFLIEILSPIGNGEIAMKTYIPILFPARKREINGTKMPE; from the coding sequence ATGTTTATAACCAAAGTCATTGAGGAGCTGCTCGCCTGGGTCGAGGAAAGTGGGTTCAATGAGAAGCTCACTGTTGAGATGCTTTCAGAAAAAAGCGGATATTCACGTGGGCATATCCAGAAAGCCTTTAAAGATGAAACGGGAATGACTTTCGGCAACTATGTGAGGGGTAGAAAACTCATTCGCGCCGCATTTATGCTGAAAGCGACAAACCTCTCCATTTCCCATATCGTTAATGAGTTGAAATTTCAGTCATATCAATCATTTGGCCGAGCGTTTCGCAAGCAGTTCAGAACGTCGCCGATGCAGTACCGCAAGAGTAAATCCTGGGACGTTTCCTCCGCCATCCCCTTGCTGTTTCTCGATGGCATACCCGAACATCGCTATGTCCACCTGCCAAAATTTTTCGATGAATCAGGGGATTGTATCGATGCTGAGATCTATCACTTCCACCCCGCGGTTTCGGCGCTGCGATTGGCGGCAATCGATAAAATGCAAGCAACAGACGGCGGCATGATTAATTTTTTTAACTTCGGCGCAAGCGCCAACAAAGAGAACCACGTTAGCATCTATTTGAAGACGACCTATGTTCCTGAAGGCGCTGATATCAGTAGCGTTCTTGCCTCGCTGGCCGAGGTTCAGGGAAAAAAGGATATGCAACTGTTTGCCGAATTCACTTTTAAAGGCGCGAGCGATGAAGCGCAACAGTTCACGCAAAGCATTTACACCAAATCATTCCCGATAAATAAAGTGGGCATGGTCGATCGCTTCCTCATCGAAATCCTTAGCCCAATAGGCAATGGCGAAATAGCGATGAAGACCTATATCCCTATTTTATTCCCTGCCAGGAAAAGAGAAATAAATGGAACGAAAATGCCAGAATAG